gcatctcatccctttGGGACGTGTTTCCCGACTTCTGACACTGATGGCAAGACATACAGAATCGGTTAGCATCCTTGAATAAGGttggccaccagaatccacaatCCAACACCTTTTTAGCTGTCCTTTGTGGGCCAAAGTGGCCACCACATTCGAACGAATGGTAGGCTTCAAGAATAGGTTGAATTTCAGATTCCGGCACACATCTTCGAATTACTTGGTCCACGCCCCTCTTCCACAAGTGAGGGTCATCCCAAATGTAATATTTGGAATCACTCTTCAACTTGTTCCTTTGGTTTTTAGAAAAGTTGGGAGGGAAAATTTTCGCAACCAAGTAGTTCGCCATCGGGGCAAACCAAGGAAAGCTATCCGACACAACATGCAAACTATCCAATGGGAATGAGTCATTGATCAGAAATGggtcaaattttaaattctcaaGGCAGATTAAATGATCCGCAACTAAGTTTTGAAATCCACTCCGATCCCTAATCTTAATGTCAAATTCTTGCAAAAGCAAGATCTAACGTATGAGTCTAGGTTTTGACTCATTCTTTGTCAATAAGTACCTTAAAGCTGCATGATCCGTGTATACCACTATCTTGGACCCTAGCAAATAAGATCTTAATTTATCTAAAGCATGAACAATAGCTAGGAGTTCCTTTTCCGTAGTGGTATAGTTGGATTGTGCTGCATCCAATGTTTTAGAAGAGTAAGCAATGACATAAGGGAGTTTACCATCGCACTGTGCAAGCACGGCACCTACAACATGGTTTGACTCATCGCACATTATCTCGAATGGCAGCGTCCAGTTGGGGCATCGCACGATCGGTGCCATGGTAAGAACTCTCCTTAACTTTTCAAACACTTCCACACATGCACTGTCAAACTCAAAGTCCACATCTTTTTGGAGTAGGCACGACAACGGCAAAGCAATCTTGCTAAAATCTTTAATAAAGCgcctataaaatcctgcatgtcccaaaAATGAGCGGACCTCCCTCACAGATGAGGGGTGAGGTAAAGTGGTAATAACACCAACCTTGGCCGGGTCTACAGAAATGCCGTCACTAGATACTACATGTCCTAACACTATACCTTGTcttaccataaagtgacatttctcaaAATTCAAGACAAGGTTAGTGTCAACACATCTAGCTAAGaccttggccaagttctttaaGCAACAATAAAATGAAGTTTCATAAACActgaagtcatccataaagacttctaGACAATTCTCCATTAGATCGGAAAAGACACTGGTCATACATCGCTAAAAAGTAGCAGGTGCATTACAtagtccaaatggcatccttttgTAGGCAAAGGTGCCAAAAGGACAAGTGAATGTggtcttttcctgatcttcaggAGCAATGTGAATCTGGAAGTAACCAGTGAATCCATCAAAAAAGCAATAATGGGATTTACCCGCCAAATGGTCCAACATCTGATCGATAAAGGGCAAAGGGTAGTGGTCCTTCCTTGTAGCGGCATTCAACCTTCTATAATCGATGCACACTCGCCATGAATTTTGTACTCTCTTGGTGACCACTTCACCATCATCCTTTTTAACCACAGTGATGCCCGATTTCTTGGAAACAACCTGGACCGGGCTCACCCACTCACTGTCAGAAATTGGGTATATGATACTTGCATCAAGTAGCCTAGTGACCTCCTTCTTTACCACATCATGGATGGTCGGGTTGAGCCTCTGTTGCGGTTGCCTAACCGGCCTAGCTCCCTCTTGGAGAAATATACTATGCATGCACTCTCGAGGGTCAATCCCTATAATATCGGCTAGGCTCCAACCAATTGCCTTCTTGTACTTTCTGCGAACATctaggagcttttcttcttcttcactagAAAGCTCACTAGCAATAATGACCGGAAACTTTTGGTTGTCCTCTAAGAAAGCATACTTCAAATGAGATGGAAGAGGCTTCAGTTTACTCTTTGCCTCAAGCTGAGGTTCCTTTTCATCAAGCTCACGGAGTTCATTCTCAACAACTTTCTCATGTTCACCCTCTCGGTGATCCGTCTCTTCAACAGTATGGTAGCACAACTTGTTATGGTCTTCTTCTCGCACTTCCGCTACTACTTCATCGATTACATCACATCGGAGAATCAAATGCTCTTTGGAAGGAtgcttcatggcttcttccAAATTGAACTTGATAGTCTTGTCTCCAACCTTAAAGGAATATGTGCCGGTGAAGGCATCTAACTTGAATTTAGAGGTCTTaaggaagggtctaccaagtagAACGGAAGATGAGCTTCTATTTTCTGTTGGGGGCATTTCAAGGATGTAGAAGTCAATCGGAAAGACCAAGTCCTTGATTGCCACAAGTACATCTTCTGCTATTTCCATCACAGTAATCACACTCTTGTCGGCCAAGGCAAACTTCGC
The Arachis stenosperma cultivar V10309 chromosome 7, arast.V10309.gnm1.PFL2, whole genome shotgun sequence genome window above contains:
- the LOC130939805 gene encoding uncharacterized protein LOC130939805, giving the protein MSAQLSNLTDMISKMSMSSSNNTHQPSNSSILPFQPQPNPKGGLNVITLRLGTTLEEIPPRVMEDIHEEEVVVEAPHEEDEVGKRHDEEGVSLKEPKRKAIMDESIPIPFPSLVKKAKKTPEFDLNMTQVFKKVEVTIPLLDAIQQIPKYAKFLKDLRTHKDRIGELETLSLDSSISSLMEPIPRKCSDPGPYLVSCCIGGCTFHDCMCDLGACVSIMPLSIFVRLNLAPLKKSAAKFALADKSVITVMEIAEDVLVAIKDLVFPIDFYILEMPPTENRSSSSVLLGRPFLKTSKFKLDAFTGTYSFKVGDKTIKFNLEEAMKHPSKEHLILRCDVIDEVVAEVREEDHNKLCYHTVEETDHREGEHEKVVENELRELDEKEPQLEAKSKLKPLPSHLKYAFLEDNQKFPVIIASELSSEEEEKLLDVRRKYKKAIGWSLADIIGIDPRECMHSIFLQEGARPVRQPQQRLNPTIHDVVKKEVTRLLDASIIYPISDSEWVSPVQVVSKKSGITVVKKDDGEVVTKRVQNSWRVCIDYRRLNAATRKDHYPLPFIDQMLDHLAGKSHYCFFDGFTGYFQIHIAPEDQEKTTFTCPFGTFAYKRMPFGLCNAPATF